One window of the Manihot esculenta cultivar AM560-2 chromosome 14, M.esculenta_v8, whole genome shotgun sequence genome contains the following:
- the LOC110630941 gene encoding rab9 effector protein with kelch motifs isoform X2, whose product MRWERLQLQPIHQQLGAQRQQESNGPGKRWGHSCNSIKGGRFLYVFGGYGKDNCQTNQVHVFDTAMQSWSQPVIKGTPPTPRDSHSCTTVGDNLFVFGGTDGINPLKDLHILDTSSHTWISPTVRGEGPEAREGHSAALVGKRLFIFGGCGKSSNNDDDVYYNDLYILNTETYVWEQVAASGTPPSARDSHTCSSLKGKIIVIGGEDGRDYYLSDVHILDAETLVWKELNTTGQRLPPRAGHSTVAFGNNLLVFGGFTDAQNLYDDLYMLDVDTGVWTKVMTTGIGPSARFSVAGDCLDPQMGGVLVLIGGCDKSLEALDDMFFLYTGLTSVQDEGRLEKLPLRKQLKIKCQDQNLNSPVHDKALVRIDARTDLHQTVPTYAQPSREDLQLKHVQLHQGKKTFEAKVTESFAHGYTIETIIDGRPLRGILFANKPIIPQMANCNTSF is encoded by the exons ATGAGGTGGGAAAGGCTCCAGCTGCAACCAATCCACCAACAACTAGGAGCTCAAAGACAGCAGGAGAGTAATGGGCCAGGGAAGAGGTGGGGGCACTCCTGCAATTCCATTAAAGGAGGGAGGTTTCTCTATGTTTTCGGTGGATATGGCAAAGATAACTGCCAGACCAACCAAGTTCATGTCTTTGACACTG CCATGCAGAGTTGGAGCCAACCAGTGATAAAAGGTACGCCACCCACTCCAAGGGACAGCCACAGTTGTACTACTGTTGGCGACAATCTGTTTGtgtttgggggcactgatgggATAAACCCTCTTAAGGATCTCCATATATTAGATACTT CATCACATACATGGATTTCTCCAACAGTGAGAGGGGAGGGACCAGAGGCACGGGAGGGTCATAGTGCTGCTCTTGTTGGTAAACGTCTCTTCATATTTGGTGGCTGCGGAAAATCTTCaaataatgatgatgatgtgtattACAATGATCTTTACATTTTAAATACAG AGACATATGTTTGGGAACAAGTGGCAGCATCTGGTACCCCCCCTTCTGCACGTGATAGCCATACTTGCTCATCTTTGAAGGGCAAAATCATTGTGATTGGTGGTGAAGATGGACGTGATTATTATTTGTCTGATGTACACATCCTTGATGCAG AAACTCTTGTATGGAAGGAGCTCAACACTACAGGCCAGAGGTTGCCACCTCGAGCTGGTCACTCTACTGTTGCTTTTGGCAATAATTTATTGGTGTTTGGTGGATTTACAGATGCTCAAAATCTGTATGACGACCTATATATGCTTGATGTTG ACACTGGTGTATGGACAAAGGTGATGACTACAGGAATTGGACCTTCTGCAAGATTTTCTGTGGCGGGTGACTGTTTAGATCCACAGATGGGTGGTGTACTGGTTCTCATAGGTGGTTGTGATAAGAGTCTTGAGGCACTGGACGATATGTTTTTCTTGTACACAG GACTTACAAGCGTGCAAGATGAAGGGCGACTAGAAAAGTTGCCCTTGCGGAAGCAATTGAAGATAAAGTGCCAAGATCAAAATCTTAACTCTCCTGTACATGATAAAGCTCTGGTTAGAATTGATGCAAGGACCGACTTGCACCAGACTGTGCCAACTTATGCCCAGCCAA GCAGAGAGGATTTGCAACTGAAGCATGTGCAGCTTCATCAAGGGAAGAAGACATTTGAAGCCAAAGTCACTGAAAGCTTTGCCCATGGCTATACCATTGAGACCATTATAGATGGAAGGCCTTTACGTGGAATATTATTTGCCAACAAGCCAATCATTCCCCAGATGGCTAATTGTAATACTAG TTTCTAG
- the LOC110630941 gene encoding rab9 effector protein with kelch motifs isoform X1, whose translation MRWERLQLQPIHQQLGAQRQQESNGPGKRWGHSCNSIKGGRFLYVFGGYGKDNCQTNQVHVFDTAMQSWSQPVIKGTPPTPRDSHSCTTVGDNLFVFGGTDGINPLKDLHILDTSSHTWISPTVRGEGPEAREGHSAALVGKRLFIFGGCGKSSNNDDDVYYNDLYILNTETYVWEQVAASGTPPSARDSHTCSSLKGKIIVIGGEDGRDYYLSDVHILDAETLVWKELNTTGQRLPPRAGHSTVAFGNNLLVFGGFTDAQNLYDDLYMLDVDTGVWTKVMTTGIGPSARFSVAGDCLDPQMGGVLVLIGGCDKSLEALDDMFFLYTGLTSVQDEGRLEKLPLRKQLKIKCQDQNLNSPVHDKALVRIDARTDLHQTVPTYAQPSREDLQLKHVQLHQGKKTFEAKVTESFAHGYTIETIIDGRPLRGILFANKPIIPQMANCNTRFNPVPLGAPNSNAEFPNAAEDSYHYVHNSR comes from the exons ATGAGGTGGGAAAGGCTCCAGCTGCAACCAATCCACCAACAACTAGGAGCTCAAAGACAGCAGGAGAGTAATGGGCCAGGGAAGAGGTGGGGGCACTCCTGCAATTCCATTAAAGGAGGGAGGTTTCTCTATGTTTTCGGTGGATATGGCAAAGATAACTGCCAGACCAACCAAGTTCATGTCTTTGACACTG CCATGCAGAGTTGGAGCCAACCAGTGATAAAAGGTACGCCACCCACTCCAAGGGACAGCCACAGTTGTACTACTGTTGGCGACAATCTGTTTGtgtttgggggcactgatgggATAAACCCTCTTAAGGATCTCCATATATTAGATACTT CATCACATACATGGATTTCTCCAACAGTGAGAGGGGAGGGACCAGAGGCACGGGAGGGTCATAGTGCTGCTCTTGTTGGTAAACGTCTCTTCATATTTGGTGGCTGCGGAAAATCTTCaaataatgatgatgatgtgtattACAATGATCTTTACATTTTAAATACAG AGACATATGTTTGGGAACAAGTGGCAGCATCTGGTACCCCCCCTTCTGCACGTGATAGCCATACTTGCTCATCTTTGAAGGGCAAAATCATTGTGATTGGTGGTGAAGATGGACGTGATTATTATTTGTCTGATGTACACATCCTTGATGCAG AAACTCTTGTATGGAAGGAGCTCAACACTACAGGCCAGAGGTTGCCACCTCGAGCTGGTCACTCTACTGTTGCTTTTGGCAATAATTTATTGGTGTTTGGTGGATTTACAGATGCTCAAAATCTGTATGACGACCTATATATGCTTGATGTTG ACACTGGTGTATGGACAAAGGTGATGACTACAGGAATTGGACCTTCTGCAAGATTTTCTGTGGCGGGTGACTGTTTAGATCCACAGATGGGTGGTGTACTGGTTCTCATAGGTGGTTGTGATAAGAGTCTTGAGGCACTGGACGATATGTTTTTCTTGTACACAG GACTTACAAGCGTGCAAGATGAAGGGCGACTAGAAAAGTTGCCCTTGCGGAAGCAATTGAAGATAAAGTGCCAAGATCAAAATCTTAACTCTCCTGTACATGATAAAGCTCTGGTTAGAATTGATGCAAGGACCGACTTGCACCAGACTGTGCCAACTTATGCCCAGCCAA GCAGAGAGGATTTGCAACTGAAGCATGTGCAGCTTCATCAAGGGAAGAAGACATTTGAAGCCAAAGTCACTGAAAGCTTTGCCCATGGCTATACCATTGAGACCATTATAGATGGAAGGCCTTTACGTGGAATATTATTTGCCAACAAGCCAATCATTCCCCAGATGGCTAATTGTAATACTAG
- the LOC110630941 gene encoding rab9 effector protein with kelch motifs isoform X3 has product MRWERLQLQPIHQQLGAQRQQESNGPGKRWGHSCNSIKGGRFLYVFGGYGKDNCQTNQVHVFDTAMQSWSQPVIKGTPPTPRDSHSCTTVGDNLFVFGGTDGINPLKDLHILDTSSHTWISPTVRGEGPEAREGHSAALVGKRLFIFGGCGKSSNNDDDVYYNDLYILNTETYVWEQVAASGTPPSARDSHTCSSLKGKIIVIGGEDGRDYYLSDVHILDAETLVWKELNTTGQRLPPRAGHSTVAFGNNLLVFGGFTDAQNLYDDLYMLDVDTGVWTKVMTTGIGPSARFSVAGDCLDPQMGGVLVLIGGCDKSLEALDDMFFLYTGLTSVQDEGRLEKLPLRKQLKIKCQDQNLNSPVHDKALVRIDARTDLHQTVPTYAQPMLCSQAERICN; this is encoded by the exons ATGAGGTGGGAAAGGCTCCAGCTGCAACCAATCCACCAACAACTAGGAGCTCAAAGACAGCAGGAGAGTAATGGGCCAGGGAAGAGGTGGGGGCACTCCTGCAATTCCATTAAAGGAGGGAGGTTTCTCTATGTTTTCGGTGGATATGGCAAAGATAACTGCCAGACCAACCAAGTTCATGTCTTTGACACTG CCATGCAGAGTTGGAGCCAACCAGTGATAAAAGGTACGCCACCCACTCCAAGGGACAGCCACAGTTGTACTACTGTTGGCGACAATCTGTTTGtgtttgggggcactgatgggATAAACCCTCTTAAGGATCTCCATATATTAGATACTT CATCACATACATGGATTTCTCCAACAGTGAGAGGGGAGGGACCAGAGGCACGGGAGGGTCATAGTGCTGCTCTTGTTGGTAAACGTCTCTTCATATTTGGTGGCTGCGGAAAATCTTCaaataatgatgatgatgtgtattACAATGATCTTTACATTTTAAATACAG AGACATATGTTTGGGAACAAGTGGCAGCATCTGGTACCCCCCCTTCTGCACGTGATAGCCATACTTGCTCATCTTTGAAGGGCAAAATCATTGTGATTGGTGGTGAAGATGGACGTGATTATTATTTGTCTGATGTACACATCCTTGATGCAG AAACTCTTGTATGGAAGGAGCTCAACACTACAGGCCAGAGGTTGCCACCTCGAGCTGGTCACTCTACTGTTGCTTTTGGCAATAATTTATTGGTGTTTGGTGGATTTACAGATGCTCAAAATCTGTATGACGACCTATATATGCTTGATGTTG ACACTGGTGTATGGACAAAGGTGATGACTACAGGAATTGGACCTTCTGCAAGATTTTCTGTGGCGGGTGACTGTTTAGATCCACAGATGGGTGGTGTACTGGTTCTCATAGGTGGTTGTGATAAGAGTCTTGAGGCACTGGACGATATGTTTTTCTTGTACACAG GACTTACAAGCGTGCAAGATGAAGGGCGACTAGAAAAGTTGCCCTTGCGGAAGCAATTGAAGATAAAGTGCCAAGATCAAAATCTTAACTCTCCTGTACATGATAAAGCTCTGGTTAGAATTGATGCAAGGACCGACTTGCACCAGACTGTGCCAACTTATGCCCAGCCAA TGCTTTGTTCACAGGCAGAGAGGATTTGCAACTGA
- the LOC110630942 gene encoding RHOMBOID-like protein 12, mitochondrial, whose amino-acid sequence MQRLLSLKHASSNSSKKLIISTNSSLPLSHPCYNAFTSLAKSTHHGHRQQSYIFGLSLFNPNHLFHSCHSQHTLSRKVHGFLSNPWLPKQFMSNVSNTHFKFLSKGRAGYKFGISRAGFSRGYSGLKHGFGSGGRSWRSWFNRVPADNMVLGLIFINVAVFTLWQIADKKFMADNFMISMDNFRSGRLHTLITSSFSHVDAGHYISNTCVLYFFGRKIGRTLGPKHLLKLYLAGALGGSLFYLLHHAFMALSTKGQGMSEKDTSGTPGLGSSGAVNAILMLEILLNPGSTIYLQFIIPVRAALVGLFIIGTDLFRVWQGNSKVSGSTHLGGLAVAAIAYGRIKKGRL is encoded by the exons ATGCAGAGGCTCTTATCTCTCAAACATGCCTCATCAAATTCCTCTAAAAAACTCATCATCAGTACAAATTCTTCACTTCCACTTTCTCATCCTTGTTACAATGCATTCACTTCTCTTGCCAAATCAACCCACCATGGCCACCGGCAACAAAGTTACATATTTGGCTTGTCTCTATTTAATCCAAATCACCTTTTCCATTCATGTCATTCCCAACACACTCTTTCTCGGAAAGTTCATGGCTTTCTGTCAAACCCATGGCTTCCAAAGCAGTTTATGTCTAATGTATCAAATACCCATTTCAAGTTCTTAAGCAAAGGGCGAGCTGGATACAAATTTGGGATCTCCAGAGCTGGGTTTTCTAGAGGATATTCTGGGTTAAAACATGGTTTTGGTTCAGGTGGACGGAGCtg GAGATCATGGTTCAACAGGGTACCAGCTGATAATATGGTTTTAGGCTTGATATTTATAAATGTCGCTGTCTTTACGCTATGGCAGATCGctgataaaaaatttatggCGGATAACTTTATG ATTTCAATGGACAATTTCAGAAGTGGACGTCTTCACACGCTAATTACTTCTTCATTCAGTCATGTTGATGCTGGGCATTACATATCCAACACGTGTGTGCTTTACTTCTTCGGGAGGAAA ATTGGAAGAACTCTCGGACCTAAGCACTTGTTAAAGTTGTATCTAGCTGGGGCACTTGGCGGTTCACTCTTCTACTTGTTACACCATGCCTTTATGGCCTTATCAACAAAG GGACAAGGAATGTCGGAGAAGGACACCTCGGGAACTCCAGGATTG GGAAGTAGTGGGGCCGTCAATGCTATATTGATGCTAGAAATACTCTTGAATCCAGGATCCACTATTTACTTGCAATTTATTATACCAGTTCGTGCCGCCTTAGTG GGACTCTTTATTATTGGGACGGATTTATTCAGGGTATGGCAG GGAAATAGCAAAGTTTCAGGTTCAACACACTTGGGGGGTCTTGCAGTTGCAGCTATAGCATATGGTCGAATTAAGAAGGGTCGTCTTTGA
- the LOC110630777 gene encoding RHOMBOID-like protein 12, mitochondrial isoform X3, with the protein MQRLLSLKHASSSFSKKLPFTNSSLSPSRPYYNAFNSLDKPTHHSCQQQNYIFGFSQVNPTYHFLSSQPHHTLSRIVHGFLSNPLLSKQFASNLSTAHFKFSSKGLAHYKFGGSSARFVRRYSGFNQGFGSYRRSWRSWFYQLSANDMVLGLILANVAVFMLWRVADRKFMANNFMIGRTFGPDYLLKLYVAGAIGGSLFYLVHHAFMALSTKGQGMWMKDTSRTPGLGASGAVNAIMLLDIFLNPRSTLYLDFFIPVPAILLGIFLIGKDVMRILEGNSNISGSAHLGGAAVAAIAYARIRKGRF; encoded by the exons ATGCAGAGGCTTCTGTCTCTCAAACATGCCTCATCAAGTTTCTCTAAAAAGCTCCCCTTTACAAATTCTTCACTTTCACCTTCTCGTCCTTATTACAATGCCTTCAATTCTCTTgataaaccaactcaccatagcTGCCAGCAACAAAATTACATCTTTGGCTTTTCTCAAGTAAACCCAACTTACCATTTTCTTTCAAGCCAACCCCACCACACTCTTTCCCGGATAGTTCATGGCTTTCTGTCAAATCCATTGCTTTCGAAGCAGTTTGCGTCTAATTTATCTACAGCACATTTCAAGTTCTCAAGCAAAGGACTCGCACATTATAAATTTGGGGGCTCCAGTGCTCGGTTTGTTAGAAGATATTCTGGGTTCAATCAAGGTTTTGGTTCATATCGACGTAGCTG GAGATCATGGTTCTATCAGTTATCAGCTAACGACATGGTTTTAGGTTTGATCTTAGCCAATGTTGCTGTCTTTATGTTATGGCGGGTTGCTGATAGAAAATTTATGGCAAACAACTTTATG ATTGGAAGAACTTTTGGACCTGATTACTTGTTAAAGTTATATGTAGCTGGGGCAATTGGTGGGTCACTGTTCTACTTGGTACACCATGCCTTTATGGCCTTATCAACAAAG GGACAAGGAATGTGGATGAAAGACACTTCAAGAACTCCAGGATTG GGGGCTAGTGGGGCCGTCAATGCTATAATGCTGCTGGATATATTCTTGAATCCAAGATCAACTCTTtacttagatttttttataccaGTTCCTGCCATCTTACTG GGAATCTTTTTAATTGGGAAAGATGTAATGAGGATATTAGAG GGAAATAGTAATATTTCAGGTTCAGCACACTTGGGGGGTGCTGCAGTTGCAGCCATAGCATATGCTCGAATTAGGAAGGGACGTTTTTGA
- the LOC110630777 gene encoding RHOMBOID-like protein 12, mitochondrial isoform X1 — translation MQRLLSLKHASSSFSKKLPFTNSSLSPSRPYYNAFNSLDKPTHHSCQQQNYIFGFSQVNPTYHFLSSQPHHTLSRIVHGFLSNPLLSKQFASNLSTAHFKFSSKGLAHYKFGGSSARFVRRYSGFNQGFGSYRRSWRSWFYQLSANDMVLGLILANVAVFMLWRVADRKFMANNFMISLDNFKSGRLHTLITSAFSHIDAEHIISNMIGLYFFGVNIGRTFGPDYLLKLYVAGAIGGSLFYLVHHAFMALSTKGQGMWMKDTSRTPGLGASGAVNAIMLLDIFLNPRSTLYLDFFIPVPAILLGIFLIGKDVMRILEGNSNISGSAHLGGAAVAAIAYARIRKGRF, via the exons ATGCAGAGGCTTCTGTCTCTCAAACATGCCTCATCAAGTTTCTCTAAAAAGCTCCCCTTTACAAATTCTTCACTTTCACCTTCTCGTCCTTATTACAATGCCTTCAATTCTCTTgataaaccaactcaccatagcTGCCAGCAACAAAATTACATCTTTGGCTTTTCTCAAGTAAACCCAACTTACCATTTTCTTTCAAGCCAACCCCACCACACTCTTTCCCGGATAGTTCATGGCTTTCTGTCAAATCCATTGCTTTCGAAGCAGTTTGCGTCTAATTTATCTACAGCACATTTCAAGTTCTCAAGCAAAGGACTCGCACATTATAAATTTGGGGGCTCCAGTGCTCGGTTTGTTAGAAGATATTCTGGGTTCAATCAAGGTTTTGGTTCATATCGACGTAGCTG GAGATCATGGTTCTATCAGTTATCAGCTAACGACATGGTTTTAGGTTTGATCTTAGCCAATGTTGCTGTCTTTATGTTATGGCGGGTTGCTGATAGAAAATTTATGGCAAACAACTTTATG ATTTCCTTGGACAATTTCAAAAGCGGACGTCTTCACACGCTGATTACTTCTGCATTCAGTCATATTGATGCTGAGCACATCATTTCCAACATGATTGGACTTTACTTCTTTGGGGTGAAT ATTGGAAGAACTTTTGGACCTGATTACTTGTTAAAGTTATATGTAGCTGGGGCAATTGGTGGGTCACTGTTCTACTTGGTACACCATGCCTTTATGGCCTTATCAACAAAG GGACAAGGAATGTGGATGAAAGACACTTCAAGAACTCCAGGATTG GGGGCTAGTGGGGCCGTCAATGCTATAATGCTGCTGGATATATTCTTGAATCCAAGATCAACTCTTtacttagatttttttataccaGTTCCTGCCATCTTACTG GGAATCTTTTTAATTGGGAAAGATGTAATGAGGATATTAGAG GGAAATAGTAATATTTCAGGTTCAGCACACTTGGGGGGTGCTGCAGTTGCAGCCATAGCATATGCTCGAATTAGGAAGGGACGTTTTTGA
- the LOC110630777 gene encoding RHOMBOID-like protein 12, mitochondrial isoform X2 — protein MQRLLSLKHASSSFSKKLPFTNSSLSPSRPYYNAFNSLDKPTHHSCQQQNYIFGFSQVNPTYHFLSSQPHHTLSRIVHGFLSNPLLSKQFASNLSTAHFKFSSKGLAHYKFGGSSARFVRRYSGFNQGFGSYRRSWRSWFYQLSANDMVLGLILANVAVFMLWRVADRKFMANNFMISLDNFKSGRLHTLITSAFSHIDAEHIISNMIGLYFFGVNIGRTFGPDYLLKLYVAGAIGGSLFYLVHHAFMALSTKGQGMWMKDTSRTPGLGASGAVNAIMLLDIFLNPRSTLYLDFFIPVPAILLICRNN, from the exons ATGCAGAGGCTTCTGTCTCTCAAACATGCCTCATCAAGTTTCTCTAAAAAGCTCCCCTTTACAAATTCTTCACTTTCACCTTCTCGTCCTTATTACAATGCCTTCAATTCTCTTgataaaccaactcaccatagcTGCCAGCAACAAAATTACATCTTTGGCTTTTCTCAAGTAAACCCAACTTACCATTTTCTTTCAAGCCAACCCCACCACACTCTTTCCCGGATAGTTCATGGCTTTCTGTCAAATCCATTGCTTTCGAAGCAGTTTGCGTCTAATTTATCTACAGCACATTTCAAGTTCTCAAGCAAAGGACTCGCACATTATAAATTTGGGGGCTCCAGTGCTCGGTTTGTTAGAAGATATTCTGGGTTCAATCAAGGTTTTGGTTCATATCGACGTAGCTG GAGATCATGGTTCTATCAGTTATCAGCTAACGACATGGTTTTAGGTTTGATCTTAGCCAATGTTGCTGTCTTTATGTTATGGCGGGTTGCTGATAGAAAATTTATGGCAAACAACTTTATG ATTTCCTTGGACAATTTCAAAAGCGGACGTCTTCACACGCTGATTACTTCTGCATTCAGTCATATTGATGCTGAGCACATCATTTCCAACATGATTGGACTTTACTTCTTTGGGGTGAAT ATTGGAAGAACTTTTGGACCTGATTACTTGTTAAAGTTATATGTAGCTGGGGCAATTGGTGGGTCACTGTTCTACTTGGTACACCATGCCTTTATGGCCTTATCAACAAAG GGACAAGGAATGTGGATGAAAGACACTTCAAGAACTCCAGGATTG GGGGCTAGTGGGGCCGTCAATGCTATAATGCTGCTGGATATATTCTTGAATCCAAGATCAACTCTTtacttagatttttttataccaGTTCCTGCCATCTTACTG ATTTGCAGAAACAACTAA